From Solanum lycopersicum chromosome 8, SLM_r2.1, the proteins below share one genomic window:
- the LOC101244396 gene encoding uncharacterized protein yields MSRSKDKMKRFVTTVWVDLEEEFRAAMLHENMDLGRLILHEQQVEESHRMKIVKKGKKPGPSDHIFSSTCNSSLGVMDNPKEDKSGPKNMSGYMMRDCQHVKNQAKTDTQPRPNPTATAIPPKRNNIYSLKGREELEKSADVVTGTLYIFSFPVYALLDLGSTLSFVTRLVAYKFVLLPEILHESFIVSTPIGDRIRAERVYRDCPIIVPNIVTYADLIE; encoded by the exons ATGTCTAGAAGCAAGGATAAGATGAAAAGGTTTGTGACTACTGTATGGGTGGATCTGGAGGAGGAGTTTCGGGCAGCCATGTTGCATGAAAACATGGACCTTGGTAGGTTGATTTTACATGAACAACAGGTTGAGGAGAGTCATCGAATGAAGATAGTCAAAAAAGGCAAAAAGCCTGGGCCATCAGATCATATTTTCTCAAGCACTTGTAATAGTTCGTTGGGAGTCATGGACAATCCCAAAGAGGACAAGTCTGGCCCCAAGAA TATGAGTGGGTATATGATGAGGGACTGCCAACATGTGAAGAATCAGGCAAAGACAGATACTCAGCCTCGGCCTAATCCTACTGCTACAGCCATACCTCCCAAGAGGAACAATATCTATTCTTTGAAAGGTAGAGAGGAGCTGGAGAAGTCAGCTGATGTGGTAACAGGTACATtgtatatcttttcttttcctgtctatgcattgttagatctagGATCCACCTTGTCTTTTGTTACTCGTCTTGTTGCTTATAAATTTGTCTTGCTTCCTGAGATCTTGCATGAATCTTTTATAGTGAGTACTCCGATAGGAGATAGAATTAGAGCTGAAAGAGTATATAGAGATTGCCCAATAATTGTTCCTAATATAGTTACCTATGCTGACCTTATAGAATAA